AGAGGACAATATAATAGTAGCATCTTTTTAGGGACTGAAAAgtgaaaaccctttttttttaaaaaaaaaaaaaaaaaatagcctTCTACTTCTCTTAAAAGGTCAAGTAAATATAAGTGTCCTTATGGCAACACTATGGAGTGCAAACTCTAGATATTATATTGAAGCAATATTTTAAAGAACCCCACTGCTTTTATCAAGAAAAGTTTACAAAATTTCGGAAATAATTATTTAAGCAGACTCTTTGGTGGTAGACTGAAAAGGAACTAATCCTGTTATATGTTTAGATTAATATCTCTAGCGTAACGACCACTTAAGACATCACTACTTTGAATCGCTTACTATGGAATGAATGCagtctctttttttctttttctctttgtaAAATTGTTAGTCTTAAAAAAATCAtgatatttttggtaaaatatCATTAAAATATGGGGCAACTTGGTGCATGAAATGCCACTTCTCACCACATTTGCGTAGCATAAATTAAATTGCATGGGCTAAGAGATGGGTTCATTGCTTGGTTTTGGATTTTAAAATCTCATTAGGCATCACTCCCATAACAGGACAGGCGGGTGGAGGAGGTGGTTTAATTCACAACGATCAAGGTCTCTCTGGGTTTTAAGGTTTTATAGTGAATATGAATATGGGGTATGCCACTAGCTAGTCTCGTTGCATGGGATCTAGGGTTTTAGATGTTGAATCTGACTCCAAACTTAGCATCAATCTTGATCATGTTCATTTTAGTCTCATTTGCAGGATAAGAGAGTTGCTAAGCCGATAATGCGCAGGGTTGAAAAACGAACTAAATTACTCAATACTCGAATAGAATTTGAATTAATAAGAGGTTGTTCAAACTTAATTCACCATCTAATCAAATCAAATGTAAACAGCGTGTTATGTTTGATAacattcaaattcaataaaaaaaaaattgctcaaattcaattcgataaataaacaaatcaaagttaaaaaaaaattcaaattcattaaAGTAATCGAACAAACTTAAACACTAAAGCTCAATTCTCTGAGGCACTATAGCTTTCCAAATCAGCTCAATCAAAAGCCTTGAATTGGTTTTGGACATTTTTCGTAAAAACGTGCTGCTACAAAGAGCTTTGGGCTGAGGTTTCTCATGAGAGCTACCTGGTTTTGATTGTAGTTTACTAGACAACTGGACAGAAAATGAGACGGGCCGAAATGGTTGTTGGCCCCAAATGAATGGAACGATCTGCAGTCAGCTACGGTCCAATTAGCACAAttaaatcttttctttttccccaaaattAAAATGAAGGGCTCAAATGGAATGGAAAGTGGAAAGAGGAATTGTTGCAACTGTGGCAGATGATTCAGTGTCTAAACTCTAAAATGTGCCAACAAGGCACAAGCTAAATTTAGAGAGGATTGTGGTGTCCTGCTTTGAAATAGAAATGGCATGATTTGATCCGAGTTATTTATGACTAATTGTAGGTTTTGACTTTCAAAATAGCATGAACAGCTCGAATCAGTTGTAAAAAAATGTGGCTTAATCTCAGCCAGTTATCATCAAACATCGGACACTACGTAGCCGTGATTCAAGAACAAGCGAACAACATATAGTACTACTCACTCAAACATTTTGTGTTAATACAAGTTGGTTCAATTGATTAGGACGGATCATTTTTCTCACAAAAAGTTGTATATTTGAATTGTGCTATTGATGTGAGATACAAAACTTTTCACTGTCTATGTGAGAGATTTATTGGTGAACGAACCTCCTACTACCGTTGTGAGGGTTATATTAGTGGATGATCTATGAAATCCTTTACTATTGATGTGAGAGTTGTATTGGTAGATTTGTGATGATCATCGGAGCCGTACCCACTCagtcatctttttatttttcttaacaaaaaagaacaagtaaattttatatatactatcagtgtatacactatcacgattGGATTGATGACACATAAgtaaattttagattttaaatttaaattttatacaTATGACATATATTTAATggtgataatatatacacttacagtatatataagattaataataataaaaaaaactcaaacATTTGGTTAACGATGTTTTTGGCCTGTGGACCTGTGGCATaagtagggctgcaaacgagttgagccgagtcgagttttgagctaatcgagctgagcctcgactaaattttatcaagctcgagctcgacgagccggcaattttcaagctcgagctcgactcgaatcaagtcgagctcgaaaaaaataaaaaataattattttattttttaaaaaataaataaaataatatttttttcttaataaataataaaatattaaggatatatacgtaattttactgtgaaaataaaaaataaaaaaaatatatataatatacgtaattttattattaaataaaaaaaaaatatatatatatatatactcaaacTCGCCAGCCGGCTCGCGAgttaacgagcttaatattctgaactcgagttcgactcgagccggctcgagctcgactcaagcttgactcgagcggctcgattcgtttgtaGTCCTAGGCACAAGGCAACAAGATCCAAAAAAAAACTGTACCTAGTACATGCAGGAAACCAGATCCGAAATAAAAGTGTACCTAGTACCTACAGCAAATAAAAGGGTCCGGAGCTTGAACGGCCAAGATCGATTTCACCAATCTCCATAAACCCCAGACAGACCCCTTCATTATCTTATCCTTCTACCCACAATCTCCCTCCACCACTCCTGTAAAACCCCGCCAGGTTGAGCAACCAAACCTCCAAAACCCCTCAATCTACATTGCTCAACTTCCTCATCCTCCAATCTTCACCATCAATGAATCCTTGTTCTCTGCTAATAACTCACAAACCCCACTTTTCAGTCCCTTTAAAATCTTCCCTTTATAGAAAAACCATCACCATTTCCGCAGTGAACCATGCCTATTACTTTACTTCCAGTCCCTCTTTCCATTCTTTCACTACTTTCCTTCAGCGCCATAAAAATCCAGTCTTGAAGGTTATTTCTATAACAAAACTACTTGAATTGGCCCCTCTCTATAATTGCACTACATGGTggaatttatttttcatttttttgttccTTATTCTTAATGCTGATGCAGGTGGAGGTTGCTAGGTGTTCGCAAGAAGATGCAGTTTTGGACCCTAAAGATGCTGCATTGCTGGTTTCTACTTGCATTACAAGGAATTTGGCTCCGGCATTGACGCTAGAGCAAggtttggattgtattcaagAGGCAGTTGAGAAGTTGAAGGCCAATCCTCCGTCTTGTCCAATTGGAATGGTTAGATTTCAGGTGTGTTTCTGATGACCCGCATTTGAATGTTAATATCTTCTTTTTGAATTCATAACGTGCAATAAAGTTTGACGTAATGAAGCATTATCAAAAAGCTTGTGATGCAATGCACACTCGTTATTTTCGAAATTCTCCATATATGGTGCTTGTAGGTGAatatttttctcttaatttAGGAGGAATTGAACATTGTAATAGGTAATTTTCTTTATCCTTCTCACTGTATCATAGGAAAACGGGGATATTTGAAAAGTGATGCCTTGAAACAATGAATTTTAGTTCCATCATGATGCTAACTCATTGGCTGAATATTCAAGATTTTGCTGATTTCCTCTGTTGCTACTGCAATGTTTTGAATATTTACATAAAGTAATGCATGGTAATGTGTGCTCAGTTTGTAAGATGAAGTGTATTTATATAGTTATCGAACTGAACTTTATCCATGAGAATGCTGAATCAATAGGTTGCAGTGCCTCCAAGTCCAAAAGCTTTAAAATGGTTTTGCAGTCAACCTCAGTCAGGAGGGGTGTTTCCTCGATTTTTTCTTTCCAAGGAGGAGAATCCATCATACATGTCACTTGCTTTGGGTAGGACGTGTGGTGTTTTTGGAATTGGTGCCGCAGTCTATTTCAAGGGTCACTATTCTCATCCGTCTAGAGAGCATAGCGAGTTTCAAAGGTAATTTtggattttcttcttttttgtgtGAAACTACGGTTGACTGATGTGATCAAGTATTATATTTGTTttggttttcttctttttgtagATTTTCTAGTATCCATATTTGTTATTTCTGAGCCTTAGATTTCTTGCTCAAGAGTTAAAAAAAGCACCTGAGTCCCATCAACAAATTGTTGGACATGTAAAACTTACATTTGGCTGTCGTGATTCACTCAAAATTGCTATTGAATTGTAACACGAGGATGAGCAAGCTTAGTGagtatggattttttttttcaataaaagctTGGAGAAGTACATTTCTTTATTGAATTGAAAActttttaattatttctttgGCAACCTGTAGATCTAAGTTGGGAAATGTTTTTATCTGTCTGAGAAATTTGAGCATAGCTGTTCCCGACGTATAGTCCGCTTGATGTTTTTATGGACCGTTTAAGAATAAATAAAACGTTTTTAAGATACTTGATGCATAAATTTTGTTAGCAGTTGTTCATTCAAAACTATCTTTGCTTCTTCACAATAAGAACGAAAGCATAGTTCGTCATGGAAACTAATGAAGTTAAAATATGGTCTTTAGCTAAAAATTTTGTTTAACTTCCTATTCATGAGGTGTGCTAAATGACTTCTATGGTGTTCCAGATCATATCCTGCTATGGAATTGGATATTCCAATGGCTTATGGTTTTTTGGATGTCAGTTTTGATGTAATTTCATCTTCTATGAAGTATGAAGCTGgttctttttactttttcattcCCCAGGTAAAGTTGTAATTTGTCTTTTGCAAATATGTCTAAAGCTGATGGTTTCTCCCTGGAATTGCACTTGCTAATCATGCTTTGATTCTTGTCTATGCTTTTTCAACAGATTGAGTTGCATGAATCAGAGGAGGTTACTGTCTTGGTTGCTAATCTTGCATGGAATGACTCTTCCACTTCTTTTTTTGCGAAAGCTATTCAGACCTATGAGATTGCTCTCTACCAGGTATTCTAAGGTTGTTCTCTTCACCTGCCAATTCTCTTTGCTCCGATTCAAGTTTCTCTTAGATCAATTTCAATATACGCCATTAATTGTTTCTTGTGTAGATTTTGAGTATAATTTAGATACCCTGAATGACGCAATAAGTAGAAAGCTACCTGGAAAGACTGATGCACCTTTCAAATGGTGAAGTGCACTTGCCTCCCTGTTTATCTTGCAGGATAGGAAATCTATCTGACTATGGTCTGACATGCTCTTTACTGATTCGGTTGTTAAACAACCGTGACATTTTCCTTGAAGCAAACTGCCACTTTAGCTAATGTCATGAGAAGTTTATGCTGTTAAATAGTAACTGCTTAAACAAAAAAGCAGTTAAATGACGGTTTTACCTTTCTAATTCCTAGAAGTTCATGCACTAAATAAGCATTTGCTTTTCAAACTAGAAGACGAGAAAGAAGCattttttgcattttgtttAGCCCGGgtgttcatttttatttgctcTCATTCAGGCCAGATGTCATCTTTGGTcattgatggatgaatgcagTAAGAAATGCATCAATGCCCTTCAAGTGTATGGGACCATGAAGGATAAAATTGCTGAGATGGTAAGATCTGAATCTGTGAAATCTCATACTGATGAAAACTTTATGCCATCAACTATAATTGTCTTATTACTTCTCTTATCTCCATTTGCATTGGCTCTTTCCTGCCATATGAATACAGTTTTGACTTTTTATTTGGGTTTCCTGCACTTTTTTGCATGGTTGACTTCTCTTATAGCTTTTTTATTAAGTTTTTTAATGTTCTCTCAGAGTTTTGGTTTTAACCTTCATATATTGGTCTCTGTGGTTTTTCCATTTCAAGTTTCTGCATTGGCAGGAGCTGATTCAAAAATGCTTGTTATATTTTCTGCTTAAATCAAATATTGAATGTTGGCATACTTATATTGTGGAAATCTATAACCTTTAGGTGTGCATGAGTGCTTTCCAGATAGGAGGAAGTCTTCTGGATGCTGGCACTCTGGAACTGGTATCCTCTTTATCCTGGTAATTTTCTTCCTCAGATAATTTAACTCTATATCCTCACTTGATGGTAATATGCTTCCACTCCTGGTTCAGATTTATTGTACTACTTTTGCTTGACTGGAGGAAACATAAAGCTGCCTGTTTTCATTCTTACAGAAAGATGCTCCACGATGTTCCAGCCAGTTTTCAGCCATGCTTTCGCCTTTGTCGGCTATTTCTAATAATATGGTTAGTAGTCGGTGTTACTGAAATTTTAAGCATATAGTTGCATTTTCTATTAGCAGAACAGCTGGACACCAACGAAATTTAGTTGGTCCACGAGGGGACATATAAGTTTGAGGATAAGGTACTCaattttttttgacttctgAGTTGAATCAGAGCAAATCCTGCTATATTAAACAATACAATATCTTGCTTGATCGAATCTTTGCTTCAATTTGAGCAGTAAAACATTGAGTTGGCAACATTTACTTGTGAGTTTGATCACATAGATCGAAGCATATCTAAGTCCAAAAGTAAGATCACTAGTGGTGTTCACCTTTTTGTACCTCTCCATTGACATGATTGGTTGACTTCTTAAAACTGAATGGAAATCTTGCTTTTCTTGTGTTCATCTTTGCTGCCTGTAAAGGATTTCTCTTGATATATAGTCTGTATAATTTTTTCTGATGCCTGTCTCTTTTGTTTGGAAAATCAGTAGTATAGGATGCTAAATGACTCTTCTACTAACTACTAATTGTTTTTGACGTGCTTTGCAGTACCACAGTGATTACTTCGATAAAACGGGGTACTCTACACCAGATTGTCCAAACATCAATTCCTTGTGGGCTTCCCTCATAATTGAAGAATGTACTCGACTTGGATTGACGGTAAGCCTTATTCTCAGCAATCTGATGTATGTGGGTTGGTTTACTTGTTTCTGATACTTTCTTCATCTAGTATATTTGTGTAGCTCCAGGGTCGAGGTCATCTCCCCTTGCAATTGCTGCATCAGCTCATCCCCTTACTACTTGTGTTGCATGCATTGACGAGCGCTCACTTTCCTTCCATGCTGTTGGTTTTGCGCGAGGTTCTCATAGTCCAGCAGTGATCATAACATCATCTGGTACCGCGGCTTCAAATCTTCTTCCTGCTGTAAGTCTAGCTACTTCCATGTTTCTGTTTGTTCCACTTATTGTTGTAAATGCTTGCTGCCTCATTCAAAATTCTAGATTAGTGTATTGCATACTGTTGTCCAATTCATTGCACATTGTAGCTTGTTCTCCTGGTATGTTACTCAATGTCTGAAAGCTTTATTCCAGTAAATGCCTGCTGTCTCGCTCAATTCTTCTAGATTAGCCTATAGCATACTGTTGTTCAATAAATACCTTGCAGACAACAGTTTGTTTTACTATCATTACTACAGCTACATGTCATCCTATTCCACATTGAGATCGGTGATAA
This portion of the Coffea eugenioides isolate CCC68of chromosome 11, Ceug_1.0, whole genome shotgun sequence genome encodes:
- the LOC113751529 gene encoding protein PHYLLO, chloroplastic-like isoform X2, producing MNPCSLLITHKPHFSVPLKSSLYRKTITISAVNHAYYFTSSPSFHSFTTFLQRHKNPVLKVEVARCSQEDAVLDPKDAALLVSTCITRNLAPALTLEQGLDCIQEAVEKLKANPPSCPIGMVRFQVAVPPSPKALKWFCSQPQSGGVFPRFFLSKEENPSYMSLALGRTCGVFGIGAAVYFKGHYSHPSREHSEFQRSYPAMELDIPMAYGFLDVSFDVISSSMKYEAGSFYFFIPQIELHESEEVTVLVANLAWNDSSTSFFAKAIQTYEIALYQVF
- the LOC113751529 gene encoding protein PHYLLO, chloroplastic-like isoform X1 — its product is MNPCSLLITHKPHFSVPLKSSLYRKTITISAVNHAYYFTSSPSFHSFTTFLQRHKNPVLKVEVARCSQEDAVLDPKDAALLVSTCITRNLAPALTLEQGLDCIQEAVEKLKANPPSCPIGMVRFQVAVPPSPKALKWFCSQPQSGGVFPRFFLSKEENPSYMSLALGRTCGVFGIGAAVYFKGHYSHPSREHSEFQRSYPAMELDIPMAYGFLDVSFDVISSSMKYEAGSFYFFIPQIELHESEEVTVLVANLAWNDSSTSFFAKAIQTYEIALYQARCHLWSLMDECSKKCINALQVYGTMKDKIAEMVCMSAFQIGGSLLDAGTLELIYCTTFA